One window from the genome of Oryctolagus cuniculus chromosome 1, mOryCun1.1, whole genome shotgun sequence encodes:
- the LOC100357452 gene encoding interferon omega-1-like produces MAQLLPLLTALVLCSYGPVGSLGCDLPHNSVPLSRTTLVLLDQMRRVSPVLCLKDRRDFQFPREVVNSSQFQKNQTVSVLHEMLQQIFNLLHTARSSAAWNNTLLEELHTALHQQLQGLETCLVQAMGEEDSVLTADSPTLMLKRYFQRIRLYLDEKKHSGCAWELVRMEIRRAFSSTADLQESLRSKDGDLASS; encoded by the coding sequence ATGGCCCAGCTACTCCCTCTGCTGACGGCCCTGGTGCTGTGCAGCTATGGCCCTGTTGGATCTCTGGGCTGTGACCTGCCTCACAACTCTGTCCCGCTGAGCAGGACGACCTTGGTGCTTCTGGACCAGATGAGGAGGGTCTCCCCTGTCTTGTGTCTCAAGGACAGAAGAGACTTCCAGTTCCCGCGGGAGGTGGTGAACAGCAGCCAGTTCCAGAAGAACCAGACCGTGTCTGTCCTGCACGAGATGCTGCAGCAGATCTTCAACCTGCTCCACACAGCGCGCTCCTCTGCTGCCTGGAACAACACCCTCCTGGAGGAACTGCACACTGCCCTTCATCAGCAGCTGCAAGGCCTGGAGACCTGCTTGGTACAGGCCATGGGAGAGGAAGACTCTGTCCTGACGGCTGACAGCCCAACGCTGATGCTGAAGAGGTACTTCCAGAGAATCCGTCTCTACCTGGACGAGAAGAAACACAGTGGCTGTGCCTGGGAACTCGTCAGAATGGAGATCAGGAGAGCCTTCTCGTCAACAGCAGACTTGCAGGAAAGCTTAAGAAGCAAGGATGGAGACCTGGCGTCATCCTGA
- the LOC100353640 gene encoding interferon omega-1-like codes for MAQLLPLLTALVLCSYGPVGSLGCDLPHNSVPLSRTTLVLLDQMRRVSPVLCLKDRRDFQFPREVVNGSQFQKNQTVSVLHEMLQQIFNLLHTARSSAAWNNTLLEELHTALHQQLQGLETCLVQAMGEEDSVLTADSPTLMLKRYFQRIRLYLDEKKHSGCAWELVRMEIRRAFSSTADLQESLRSKDGDLASS; via the coding sequence ATGGCCCAGCTACTCCCTCTGCTGACGGCCCTGGTGCTGTGCAGCTATGGCCCTGTTGGATCTCTGGGCTGTGACCTGCCTCACAACTCTGTCCCGCTGAGCAGGACGACCTTGGTGCTTCTGGACCAGATGAGGAGGGTCTCCCCTGTCTTGTGTCTCAAGGACAGAAGAGACTTCCAGTTCCCGCGGGAGGTGGTGAACGGCAGCCAGTTCCAGAAGAACCAGACCGTGTCTGTCCTGCACGAGATGCTGCAGCAGATCTTCAACCTGCTCCACACAGCGCGCTCCTCTGCTGCCTGGAACAACACCCTCCTGGAGGAACTGCACACTGCCCTTCATCAGCAGCTGCAAGGCCTGGAGACCTGCTTGGTACAGGCCATGGGAGAGGAAGACTCTGTCCTGACGGCTGACAGCCCAACGCTGATGCTGAAGAGGTACTTCCAGAGAATCCGTCTCTACCTGGACGAGAAGAAACACAGTGGCTGTGCCTGGGAACTCGTCAGAATGGAGATCAGGAGAGCCTTCTCGTCAACAGCAGACTTGCAGGAAAGCTTAAGAAGCAAGGATGGAGACCTGGCGTCATCCTGA